The genomic window GTTTGAAACTCTTTCTTAAATGGTTCCTTATTATATCTTCTACATTATTTCCACTAATTCTTATAACACCAATAGCAGATATTCCATATGAAGAACTTAAAGCAACTATTGTATCTTTAAACATTCTCTTTCTCTCCTATTTTCAAAACTTTGTTGAAGTATTCTTTAAAATTTTTTATACCATATATAATCATTTCATTTGTTTTTGGATCAAGATTTATTCTTTTAACTTTAAAATTAAAGTCTTCTTTTCTTGGAACAACATCCTCGTCAAATACAAGTTTAACATAATTGTCCCCAATTTCAATTAGCCTAATCCCATTATATGAGGCATTTATTCTAATTCTTGCATAATCAAATAAATTGGTTAACTCTTCAGGTATTTTACCAAATCTATCTTCAATTTCTTTATACAGTTCATTTAATTCATCTAAATTTGATAGAATAGATATTCTTCTGTAAATTCTCATTCTTTCAATGGAATTTCCTATATAATATTCTGGAATCAATAGTGAACCTTTTATACCTTTTATTTCAGTATAGATTTTTTGTTTTTTCTCTATAGTTTCTTTTCCTGTCATTTTATTGACAGTTTCTTCTAAGATATCTTTATATAAATGAAGACCTATAGAATTTATGTGCCCTTTTTGATCAATACCTAAAACATCACCATATCCTCTTATTTCTAAATCTCTTAAGGCCAATTTCAAACCTGATCCAGGTTCATTAAATTTTTTCATAGCTTCTAAACGTCTTTTACTATCATTAGTAAGTGAATCCTTATATAAGAAATATGCAAAAGCTCTTCTTTTAGACCTTCCTACTCTACCTTTTAATTGATAAAGTTGAGAAATACCATATCTTTGAGAATCATCAATTATTATGGTATTTACATTTGGTATGTCTACTCCATTTTCTATTATAGAAGTAGTTACTAACATATCAATTTCATTGTTATAAAATCTATTAATTATTTTGTTAAACTCTATTTTGTTAGTTCTACCGTGTAGATACTCAATTTTTATTTCAGGAATAAGGTTTTTTAAATATTCATAAATCTTCTTTAGCCCATTTACTCTATTATGAACATATAATATCTGTCCACCTCTTGACTTTTCTCTTAATGCTGCTATTCTGACTATTCTATCTGAGTAATTACCAATATATGTTTGAATTGGCATTCTACCGAAAGGTGGAGTTGAAATAGTTGATATTTCTCTCAATCCGCTTATAGACATATACAGCGTACGTGGAATAGGTGTAGCACTCATCATTAAAAAATTAACCCCCAGCTCTAATTCTTTAAGTCTCTCTTTTTGAAGGACTCCAAATCTCTGTTCTTCATCTATTATAACAAGGCCTAATTTTTTAATCTTGATTTTTTCTGAAAGAAGTGAATGAGTACCAATTAAAATATCGATTTCACCTAATGATGCTTGTTTAATTATTTCATTTCTTTCTTTTGGTGTTATATGTCGGTTCAATAATTTTATGTTAACTCCAAATCCCTTTAACCTCTCAACAAAAGTATCATAATGCTGTTGAGAAAGAATTGTCGTTGGAGCTAAAAAAAGAACTTGATAATTATCAATTATAGCTTTGAAAGCAGCTCTTAGGGCTACTTCAGTTTTGCCAAAACCTGCATCACCAACTAATAGTCTATCCATAGGTTTGTTAGACATCAAATCTCTGTTTATTTCTTCTATACTCTTCAATTGGTCATTTGTTTCAACATAAGGAAATGTTTCTTGCAACTTCTTTTCTAACTCTTCATCTCCTTTTATTATCTTTCCTTTTTTATTCTCTCTTAGGGCATAGATTTCAAGAAGCTTTTTAACTTTTTCATGAATTTTTTTCTCAACTTCTTTTTTAGTTTTCTTCCACTTTTTCCCATTCAAAGAAGAAATTCTAACTTTAGACTTGTCTCCAATATACTTAGAAATTTTATCCAATCTTTCAACAGGAACAAATATTTTCGATTTATTGCTATATTCAATAGTTATGTATTCTCTTTTCCCTATGGGAGTTGACTTTATTTTAACCCCTTTGAAAACGCCTATACCATAATCATCGTGTACTATAAGATCATCTTCCTTTAAATCTTCCCAATCTAATAGAGGTAAATACTCTAAATCTTTTTCCTTATCTTCTGTTTGTTTCACTTTTTTTCTTTTTAATTTTATGTCTAATTCTTTATAATTTATAGTATCTAATATTTGAATATTCATACCTGAATATTTTTTGTAAATGGCTTTTTTAACCTTGGAATCTGACATCTCTATATTTTCTCTTTCTTTTTCTGTAAAAGTCTTTACAATTTTATCTTTTTCAATTATTATAAACTCAGTATCTTTTGGTAAGTAAGATAACAAAGTAGCTTTATTTTTATGAAAAAGAGAAGGAAAATAATTGAGCATATCTATATTTAGTTCTTCAATTTCTTTAAACTTTTTCATTTCCGATTTCAATCTTTCATTCATCAAATTTATGTTAAATTGATCATAGAAAATTTCACTGCCAGGAACTAAATCAAATTTTTCAATCTTTTTTATAGATTTTTGATTTAAAGGATCAAAATAATTTAACCTCTCTATTTCATCATCAAAAAGTTCCAACCTTATAGGGTTTTTATATATTGGAACAAAAATGTCTCTTATAAATCCTCTCTTTGAATATTCTGATGGCTCTGTTATTTCAAAAACATTTTTATAACCTATCTCATATAATTCATCAATGAAATTATCACCATAAGAATAATTTTTTATATAAAAATTTTCTGGTGGTATAGTGAATCTTGTCATAGAATGAAGAGTTGTAACAAGGTTTAAATCTTTACCTTTGATTAATTTATACATAATATTCAGTCTTTGTTTCTTTATTTTCGAAGAGATGTCTATGTCTTCAAAAGGAAAAATATCATAATCAGGAAAAACATTCAGATTTTCATCTTCTATTTCTAAATTGGTGTATTCAGGGAAAATAAAAACTCTTGTTTTATTTGTAGGGTTATCTTTTATATATTTTATAATATCTTTGTTCATTTTATTACCTCCGGATAAACTTCAAATATTTCTCATCTGTTGAAACATCAATAAAAGCTATAGAATCGAGATATAGATCTACGCTTTTTTCTATTTTACACACTAAATTACCTTTATTCCATGAGTAAAAAACTTCTTTACCAATTGGAACAGACTTGAAAAAACCAAAAAATTTTACGTTTGATAATTTTAAACTTTCTTCTTGAACCAATTCCAAAACAAGTTGTTTTATGTAATTTTTATTAACATTTCTCTTCAATTGATTGATAGCTAATTTTTCGATTACTTTTTTTGGTTTTACCTTTTTTAATTTTATATCGTAATTAATATCAAATCTATATACCGTTGCATTAAACCCTTCTGAATAAAATAATTTTAGGTCAAATATAAAATTAACAGTATTTTTTAAAGGTTCTTCAAAGGAAATTTTTGCCAATAGCTTGTTTGTTTCAATATCTAAAGCTTCAATTTTTTTCGTTTCGAACAAATCATATAAATTGCGTTTTTCTACCTTTTCAACTTCCAATCCATTGTTTATTTCAATGTTAAATCTATCTATTTTATTATTAACACAAACAAAACGCGGACTCATATTGTTCATGTCCGCTGTTTTTAAATTACTAATATTATTTTCTTTAGGTCTAAGATAAAATTGAATGTCCATTTCTTTTACTTGTGACTTTCGTTTGAAGAGCATATAAATTCTAAAGCCTCTTTTAATCTTATGAATGGTTCAGATAAATTAAAATATTCAGCATTATCTTTAATTTTCCCAATCAGATCTTCTCCAGCTTTTTTGGAAAAAATTAATTTGTATGTTTTTTTATCTGATATATTTATAAAAGTTTCGTTTTCTTTTTCACTTTTTTCCATATCAGAATAAGATTCTTTTATGTAAACGAGAAGTTTATCAGTATCTATAAAATCTAAAATTTCATTATCATCTATAAAAAAATAATCTATATCATTTTCACCTTCTAATATTTTTTTACCAATTATTTCAGAAGCCAAAAAACTTTTTAAATTATTTCCATAAATTATTTTTTGTATTTTACTTGGTTTTATCGGCTCAGTATATTTGAAATTAGTTGGAAGTCCTTTGTCATTCAAAGTCATCAAACCACCAGAATATTTGTCTTCGGGAGATTTGTAAATCATAAAATATCCGATCATCATTTCACTTCCTTTAAAGTCTAACGTCTATAGTATTTCCTCGATATTCATCAAATTTAAAATTATTTTTTTTATCTATATCTTTATTCTCTTTTTGAGAATTGAAATTCATAATGTTATTTTTATTTTTCCCATCCGGATTTACTTTACTATTTTCTGTTTTATTGTTCTCATTAACTTTCTTTTTACTCTCTTGAAATTGTTTAACTTTATTGAAGAGGCTTATCATTCTTGAAGAATCTTGAGCATTAGAAATACCTTGAATATTTTGAGAAGCTTGAACATTTTTTTGAACCATAATTTGGTAATTATGTAGTTCTGACATATCAATCATCTCCTTGATTCATTTTCTTCTTTAATTTAATAATTATAGAAGAATGAATCTGTGATATTCTTGATTCGCTAACCCCAATCACTTCTCCAATTTCCTTAAAAGTCAACTCTTTTTCATAATATAAAGACAAAATTAATTGTTCTTTTTCTTTTAAGGTTTTTATCTGTTCCTTCAATTCATTTTCTAAAATTTCTTTATAAGCAGATATCTCAGGATCATTTTCATTATTTTTTTCCTTTGCTTCTATAAAATCTTCACCTATATTGAGAAGATAATTATCTAATTCTAAAATCTGAGATTTGTTAATAGAATACTTAATCTTTTGAATATCAGTGAGTTCTACTTCAAGTTCTTTTGCAATTTCTTCATCAGTAAAATTCTCATCCTGGTGTTTATAAACAAACTCTTCATATTTTTTTATCAAATGCCTAATCTCTTTTGGAAGCCAATCTATCTTTCTAAGATAATCAAGCATTGAACCTTTTATCCTGGTCAAAGCATACGTATAAAAGGTTGCTCCTTGGGTAGGATCATACCTTTCATAGGATTGTAGTAACCCAATAACTCCTTCTTGAATAAGGTCATCTAAATCAACGCTTTTTGGAAGTGTATTAAGAAGGTTAATAGCTATTGCTTTTATTTTGGGCAAAAAATTTCTGACTATTTGGTCTTTATCCATTTTATACATATACTCACCCTTTTTAGATTACTTTTATTTCAACCTTTTCTCCACCACCAACTTTTTTTATCATCAGTTCAGAATTGTTTACATTAAATTCTATACTTCTTGCTCTATTTCCCCCTGTATCTTCTGCAACTATTCTTATATTTTCTTGTTTTAGTATATTTTTTATAGCTTCAACGTTTCTCTTTCCAATATCCATAGTTTTGCTGGAATTTCCAAACATTGCTGCTCCACCAGCTATCTTTGCTTCTATACTTGATAAATTTGCGCCTTTATTTTTCATTTCATTCAATACTATTTTTATACCTGAATCAGCATACTTACCTGGTTTAGGAGTATCTTTTCCCCCTGAATCAGGTAGCATGACATGAATCATTGCTCCTATTTTCTTTTTTTTATCAAGCAAACATACCCCTACACAAGATCCCAGTCCAAGGGTTACGATCAATTCTTCATTATCATTGGAAACTGTATATTCGCCTATACCAATTATTTTTTTATTCTTCATCAATTCCCAGCCCCATAGTTTTCAATATTTTATTCAAAGAAGCTTCATCTGGAATATAAATGATATATCCTGAAATTTCTTTTTCAAAATCTTCTACACTCATATTTGTTTCTATCAATATAAGATAATCTGAACCATCGGTTGTTATAAGAGATACTTCAGAAACTATGGCTGCAATCATATCAACTACAACCTTAGGTGGTAACGAATGAATGTTTAAATTAGTAAATTGAGATAATGAAACAACATAAGAACTACACATAATATTTCCCAATTCTCCTATAGCAGATCTATTCATTTCATCAAGTTCTGTAAGATCTTCTGGTTTTGGAAGCATCATCATTTCCAAAACTTTTTTTATATCTTCAGTTCCCATTAAAAATAATATTGCTCCATCTAACTCTCCACCAACACCAATCATTGCACCAGCTGTTATTTCTTCAGGATCCTTAAATATTTTCCATAAATCAGATAAAGAAATTAGCTTTACTTCGGGAACATTTATATCAGTTTTTTTGTTTAGCATCATTGAAATTGAAGTAGCTGCATTTCCAGCTCCAATATT from Geotoga petraea includes these protein-coding regions:
- the cheD gene encoding chemoreceptor glutamine deamidase/glutamate methylesterase CheD; translated protein: MKNKKIIGIGEYTVSNDNEELIVTLGLGSCVGVCLLDKKKKIGAMIHVMLPDSGGKDTPKPGKYADSGIKIVLNEMKNKGANLSSIEAKIAGGAAMFGNSSKTMDIGKRNVEAIKNILKQENIRIVAEDTGGNRARSIEFNVNNSELMIKKVGGGEKVEIKVI
- the cheC gene encoding CheY-P phosphatase CheC; amino-acid sequence: MSLYEKINKMHLDALKEFGNIGAGNAATSISMMLNKKTDINVPEVKLISLSDLWKIFKDPEEITAGAMIGVGGELDGAILFLMGTEDIKKVLEMMMLPKPEDLTELDEMNRSAIGELGNIMCSSYVVSLSQFTNLNIHSLPPKVVVDMIAAIVSEVSLITTDGSDYLILIETNMSVEDFEKEISGYIIYIPDEASLNKILKTMGLGIDEE
- a CDS encoding helicase-related protein, with protein sequence MNKDIIKYIKDNPTNKTRVFIFPEYTNLEIEDENLNVFPDYDIFPFEDIDISSKIKKQRLNIMYKLIKGKDLNLVTTLHSMTRFTIPPENFYIKNYSYGDNFIDELYEIGYKNVFEITEPSEYSKRGFIRDIFVPIYKNPIRLELFDDEIERLNYFDPLNQKSIKKIEKFDLVPGSEIFYDQFNINLMNERLKSEMKKFKEIEELNIDMLNYFPSLFHKNKATLLSYLPKDTEFIIIEKDKIVKTFTEKERENIEMSDSKVKKAIYKKYSGMNIQILDTINYKELDIKLKRKKVKQTEDKEKDLEYLPLLDWEDLKEDDLIVHDDYGIGVFKGVKIKSTPIGKREYITIEYSNKSKIFVPVERLDKISKYIGDKSKVRISSLNGKKWKKTKKEVEKKIHEKVKKLLEIYALRENKKGKIIKGDEELEKKLQETFPYVETNDQLKSIEEINRDLMSNKPMDRLLVGDAGFGKTEVALRAAFKAIIDNYQVLFLAPTTILSQQHYDTFVERLKGFGVNIKLLNRHITPKERNEIIKQASLGEIDILIGTHSLLSEKIKIKKLGLVIIDEEQRFGVLQKERLKELELGVNFLMMSATPIPRTLYMSISGLREISTISTPPFGRMPIQTYIGNYSDRIVRIAALREKSRGGQILYVHNRVNGLKKIYEYLKNLIPEIKIEYLHGRTNKIEFNKIINRFYNNEIDMLVTTSIIENGVDIPNVNTIIIDDSQRYGISQLYQLKGRVGRSKRRAFAYFLYKDSLTNDSKRRLEAMKKFNEPGSGLKLALRDLEIRGYGDVLGIDQKGHINSIGLHLYKDILEETVNKMTGKETIEKKQKIYTEIKGIKGSLLIPEYYIGNSIERMRIYRRISILSNLDELNELYKEIEDRFGKIPEELTNLFDYARIRINASYNGIRLIEIGDNYVKLVFDEDVVPRKEDFNFKVKRINLDPKTNEMIIYGIKNFKEYFNKVLKIGEKENV
- a CDS encoding FliA/WhiG family RNA polymerase sigma factor; the encoded protein is MYKMDKDQIVRNFLPKIKAIAINLLNTLPKSVDLDDLIQEGVIGLLQSYERYDPTQGATFYTYALTRIKGSMLDYLRKIDWLPKEIRHLIKKYEEFVYKHQDENFTDEEIAKELEVELTDIQKIKYSINKSQILELDNYLLNIGEDFIEAKEKNNENDPEISAYKEILENELKEQIKTLKEKEQLILSLYYEKELTFKEIGEVIGVSESRISQIHSSIIIKLKKKMNQGDD